The genomic interval aaaatttccaGGCAGCTGGTTGCATGACAGTGGGTGTGATTGGTCAGCCTGCGCCTTCCACAGCCCCCGGCACTTTCACCTTCGGCCTCAACTGGGGTATAGCATATGAGCTCCCCAATGCAACCGAGACCTTGATGTTCTACCACAAGAAGTACCGGCTGAAGAAGCCAGCTACTCAGAGGAGGAACAGGAGGGATTTGTACCAGAAAGTTGAAGTTGTTTTAGATAGGTTTGTCAAATTTTTAGACTTTAATTTGTGGTGAATGAAACAttgcgtgtggttcccggcaccaatacaaaaaaagaatagaaccactccgtctctttcccatggatgtcgtaataggccacaaagggataagcttacaaacttgggattcttttttaggcgatgggctagcaacctgtcgctatttgaatctgaacgtggccattcagttttttcaagacgatttgctctgtctacctcacaaaatcgatattgcacagaaatttgtTACCAtcatatgtttgtttttgaaatttccCACAAGAGCTTAatctaattacaatatttataataaatgtcatagatgtcgtaaaaggcgacttagggataggcttataacctGGTGAATTTTTTAaggtaatgggctagcaacctatcactatttgaatctcaattctatcattaagccaaacagatgaacttggcctgtcagtcttttcaagacttttggctttgtttaccccgcaacccttatagacatgattatatgtatatacctaaattataatacaaatttcaGCATGGGGTACAATGGCCGAGAATGCATATTGAAGACATTGTGTGAAACGACGCAGCGTCTCGTCCCGCATGGGGATAACATGATGGAGGAAATGTTCAGGACTTTATTCACGTGAGATTCATTTAATTAGTGTTATTTCtttcaagtgccgtgtggttaccggcgccaatagaaaaaaaataaaataagaccactcaatctctttcccatggatgtcgtaaaagtcgactaagggattaggcttttaaacttgggattcttcttttaggcgatggacttgtcactatttgaatctcaattctatcattaagtcaaaaagctgaacgtggcctatcagtcttttcaatactgctggttctgtctaccccgcaagggatatagacgtgcctatatgtatgtatttttgtgatCCAATTGACTTGTAgttttgtctgtatgtaagtaagtaagtaaatgcttaattgttcactaaaggaatacatcctactactattataaaggcgaaagtttgtatggatgtttgttactctttcacgcaaaaactactgaaccgattaccatgaaatttagtatgtaggtagctgaagacccagaataacacataggctactttttatcccagagttcccgcgggattgatagggtttccatgcggacgaagtcacgggcggcctctagttacaaataaaaacagtacagtacaaaggcgggcttattcctaagtgggatctttttcagccaacctgacaataagaggatcatacatacatacatacatatggtcacgtctatatcccttgcggggtagacagagccaacagtcgaaaagactgaatggccacgttcagctatttggcttaatgatagaattgagattcaaatagtgacaggttgttagcccatcgccaaaaaaagaatcccaagtttgtaagcttatcccttagtcgcattttacgacatccatgggaaagagatggagtggtcctattctttattgtattggtgccgggaaccacacggcagtataAGAGgatcataaacaaaattgaggcaagggtAAACAACAGTTCTGTATGTAGTTCAGTGTTTGCTGCGTGGTCGTTTTGCTTTGAAAAAAGTTACAATCCCATAGTGTGTAGCGGCCTTaggcataaattattttaaaaaacgaaCCTCTGATGTTTCAGCCATTGGCTAAGCATGGAGCCGAGAGAGACAGTAAATGATTTTAAACACATATCTAACTCGAtagatgtttaaaaaaactaaactacAGCTTCGCATTTGCTGCTAATTAAAAGTGCTGAAGTAGAAAAACTAAGAGTCTAACGAGATCGTTAAAACTGTTacgctgtttttttttgtcacaaaACGTATTCGGTTATACTAAAATGTGTGACTAACTTTGTAACTGAAATAATTTGGATGGTAAAattgtaacttaaaaatttgtttaacttTTGGTCAAATGGTTCCTTACTGATTCttatataatgttttaaatttaaaatatagtcacgtcttttcAAATCGTCAATAATGAGCATAGGCTCCTAATAAATGGCTATAACAAAAAGACAAGGACGGATAAACTGACATGTAGGTTACTCTTTTAATTTGGTAAAAGAGTTTTTTTGACACTTGTTTCTAGTACCCTAAAATAGAgagtaactttattttttttattcttttttttttataaaaaacccACCTTTCGTAGCCTATTTTGTGTCCCATTACTCCCCTTTCTGCCTCCATAAGCCTCTATCTGAAGCatagttttgtaaaaaaaaaaactatgtcaCCCCACCTATgaatcataaaatatgtatgtactgctTACAGGTTACCCATGAGCAAAGTTTTACCAGAGGAGCCTTTGGAGCATGCGATATACGATGCTGCTCATCGTTTAGGCGTTCTGATGGAAAGCTGCGATGTCTACAAATGTCCCCTGTCTTTGGTTGACTGGGCCCAAGGATATTACAATGCACCGGCCCCAAAGTTGGACACTTTAACACACCCTTGGGCTTTATTCAGTAGtagttttaattgattttgcCGTATTAGAtagattaataaatgtattaaaggTTATTGTTGTTTGGCTTTCTAAACAGTTTTCTTGGCAActcatcgccaaaaaaagaactcttgattgacttttactatTTTCGCGGGAAGAGAAACAGCTGGTGCGTGCTGTGTTTATTCCTCACCATTGTTTGGATCATTATGGGAGTTAACTAGgtcaacaaagaaaaatacctttttattttgtaaattgacgtatttatttaactcTAAGACAACTTTGTACAAAAAGTTTAGTCTTAAATCACTGAAGATTACAGTTTCAGCTCTATTATTCTACGGAAGACGTACTAATTTGTACCTTTTAGCGTACACACATCAAATGGTTTAAATAAGTGCAAAtaggaaaattcttttttgctAACATTCTTTTCtgctattttaatattgtcaCCTCAGTATTCAGCtagatcttataaaaataagacctgaatataaataacaaaagaagTTTGGtgataataagtttaaaatactcggatttaaattaaaatgtctttATTGAAGTTGTGTATTACATGGCtaacatttattatactttgGTGTGTAGTGTTATCTTTGGCCACAGAAAGTAGAACAAAGACTTTGTCTAGAAAAAAGCGATATGTGACATTCCCTGAGGGTTCAAGTTTCTCTGTAAGtgatgtttaattaattacttttaattttagttttagtttttagtttaataCTTGGTTTGcaactttcattattttgttttatacgtATTTCAGTTTTCAAAACCAGTAAGaagcatttataaattatgattttgatTGCTTAAACTTGACTCACACAATTCTGGATCGTGGAAATCGGCGGACCATGAACTCTTCTCCGGAGACCTCATCTCTCACGacagataataatatttttttttaattgacccTTTTTTCAGACTGCTATATGTATGACTGTGGGTCTCATTGGTCAACCAGCTCCTCGAAACTTTCCGGGAACCTTCGTTTTTGCCCTGAACTGGGGAGTGGCGTATGACCTTCCAAATGCGACAGATACTATCATGTATtaccataataaatatagactGAAGAAACCGGTAGCCAAAAGGAGAAATCGCAGAGAATTGTATCGTaaaattgaaactatattGGATAAGTATGACTCtagtttgtacatacatacatacatgaaatcacacctttttcccggaggggtaggcagagactacatctttccacttgccacactacatatttctttcgcttcatccacatttataactctcttcgtgtaCCCTTGACCTGACCAGTCCCTCTATCTTATTCATGTGGATGTCGTCAAAAACGCTTAGGGAAATAAGCACTTTCATCTTATGTAGCAGTAATTCCATAATTCAAGTTGGGTTTGCCGTATTCAAAAACCGCTTCTTGTAAGTACTGACTCATTTCCGAGTCTTGGCCATAGATGACTGCAACGAACACTAACGAGGATTTTGAGGAGGAGAGAATGTTTTCACAACACAAGTtctaaagtaaataaacaatctttaaatttttaatggcaCATATGAGCCTTAAGCGCTTGAATACGTATAATagtcatattttaatattttcagcaTGGGCTACAATGGCAGGGAATGTATTTTGAAGACACTCTGTGAAACCACTCAACGCATTGTTCCTCATGGGGATAATATGATGGAGGAAATGTTCAGGACTTTATTCACGTGAGTTCTTCGACCTTAACATAATACTATATTATTAACTAATGAAATAAAGGACGAGGTTTATCAAGAAACTTAAATTCAGGAcatattttgatgaatttgGACAGAGAGGTTCTCGTAGAATAAATCCTCAGAATAAAGTTAcgctaaaattatttaattctgtatatttgtttgtatgtagtatCTTTACTGCGCAGAATTttactgaaatttaaaaattttcgcGAACCAAGTTTCTGAGTTTCTGTGAAGGTCTGAGGTTTTTGTTTGAGTCAACAGTgactctatatttttattatttaccatcTAGGCTTGACGCAAtcgtgaaatgaaaaaaaaaaacaacatttactaataataatatcactaTTATTTAATCATTTCAGGTTACCCATGAGTAAAATACTAACAGAAGAGCCTGTAGAACACTCAATATACGATGCTGCTCATCGCTTAGGCGTCCTGTTGGAGAGCTGCGACGCTTTCAAATGTCCGCTTTCATTGGTTGACTGGGCTCAAGGATACTATAACGCGCAGGCCCCAATGTCGTACCCTGGGCGACACCCGTTGTCAATGTTTAGCAGTAACTTTTTTTGAGTTTATATATTCAGTTATGGTACACATATAAATAGATTTCTAGTTGATTGATATTGTTTTCCTGAGCTACGGGTGAACTGtggtattttgtatttgtttattgttattatataattattataaggagcattatttattaaaaatttttagggCAACTTATATTGATTTGATAATGGCAACATATGCAGATTTTCATCCACATATCAGGTCTTTAAATTctgcttaaaatatttatatttcttataatgGGTAAAAGTGTTGATAAATGAAActcgtttttattattaacgcataacatttaatatttatagttcatatttataatacatttcAATATTAGCAGTAAGAAGTCATGAGTGTATTCATAGTACGTGGTAGTGCTGATGtcttgattttaattaatttaacattacaaaatgggACTTAATACATAACATATTCACTATATTATCCATTaggtataagtattattttgcGTTCCTTACACTAAccatttatctatttataaataataattgcttacgcctacgtatttattatacaatttcatatttcattatattattgaGCTATCTTAGAACTTATCGtacgtaaattatttatatatatgtttatagcATAGTGCATTGAACCTTATTATACTCAGTGGCAATGACCTTACTTTGTCAAATGTACGATATAAATTATGTCAAACGAATTATTGTTGGTTGTTGCccctataatatttttatgactatTGAACATGTTTCATAGAAGtctattattgtatttatgtaatataagGTACCttacgttaaaataaattaggaaTTCACTCTCTTTACTAtctaaactatattttgtatCCTTAGTGTGGTGTTCGTTTGCAAATGTCATTTTCACCAGTTAGTTTGTACgtgtaaaaattgtaaattcttGTAGgttacccaaaaaaaaaaagaataacaaattaaaaaaatacaaaatttataaaaagccttatgagaaatttgaaaattgaacTCCTACCAACTATCATTTCTTAcatcaaatattatatcacttattat from Amyelois transitella isolate CPQ chromosome 16, ilAmyTran1.1, whole genome shotgun sequence carries:
- the LOC106143298 gene encoding uncharacterized protein LOC106143298, which gives rise to MVDILRIQIQWQCGKRKKFLYSNVSVNFHKLWTLFFIFSYVGSYLASDDETKILSRKRRYVTFPEGSSFSAAGCMTVGVIGQPAPSTAPGTFTFGLNWGIAYELPNATETLMFYHKKYRLKKPATQRRNRRDLYQKVEVVLDSMGYNGRECILKTLCETTQRLVPHGDNMMEEMFRTLFTLPMSKVLPEEPLEHAIYDAAHRLGVLMESCDVYKCPLSLVDWAQGYYNAPAPKLDTLTHPWALFSSSFN
- the LOC106143307 gene encoding uncharacterized protein LOC106143307, with protein sequence MSLLKLCITWLTFIILWCVVLSLATESRTKTLSRKKRYVTFPEGSSFSTAICMTVGLIGQPAPRNFPGTFVFALNWGVAYDLPNATDTIMYYHNKYRLKKPVAKRRNRRELYRKIETILDNMGYNGRECILKTLCETTQRIVPHGDNMMEEMFRTLFTLPMSKILTEEPVEHSIYDAAHRLGVLLESCDAFKCPLSLVDWAQGYYNAQAPMSYPGRHPLSMFSSNFF